One genomic window of Ziziphus jujuba cultivar Dongzao chromosome 4, ASM3175591v1 includes the following:
- the LOC107409106 gene encoding OPA3-like protein: MVVLPVVKLGTLLLKTVCKRVANRLKKEAGLHPKFRQFIINVAQVNHRFTTQMQRRIYGHATDVAIRPLNEEKAVQAAADLLGELFVFTVAGAAIIFEVQRSSRSEARKEDQRRQELEAMKQRDEDLARELELLEHKLEELEQLAKGRGLAGIFHFLPNHGPEAGKAKST; this comes from the exons ATGGTCGTTCTACCAGTGGTAAAGTTAGGGACCCTCCTCCTTAAAACTGTCTGCAAACGCGTTGCCAATCGGCTGAAGAAGGAGGCTGGCTTGCATCCCAAGTTCAGGCAGTTCATCATCAACGTTGCCCAG GTAAATCATCGATTTACAACTCAAATGCAAAGACGGATCTATGGTCATGCAACAGATGTTGCAATACGCCCTCTAAATGAGGAGAAAGCTGTGCAAGCTGCTGCAGATCTTTTGGGTGAACTTTTTGTATTCACG GTTGCTGGTGCTGCAATTATTTTTGAGGTGCAAAGAAGTTCAAGATCAGAAGCAAGAAAGGAGGATCAGCGCAGACAGGAATTAGAG GCAATGAAGCAAAGAGATGAAGATTTAGCGAGAGAGCTCGAGCTTCTCGAACATAAACTTGAAGAGCTAGAACAACTTGCCAAAGGACGAGGGCTTGCTGGTATTTTCCATTTCCTGCCGAATCATGGCCCTGAAGCTGGAAAAGCAAAATCCACTTGA